CTATGCTTATCCCACCAGCTACCGCTATATCAAAGTCTGGATACTCTTTAACTAACGAAAATAACTCATCCATCTCCGCGCCCTTCTTTTTCTGCATATCTTTTCCATAATGAAGACCAACCAAGTCGACACCAAGGTTCGACAGCTCTTTCAGCCTGGTTTCATTTTGAACATTTAACAGGTCCACCATGACTCGCTTTCCGTATATTTCTGCCATTAGAAGAGAATCCTTAATTGTTTGATCCGCAGAAAAGGCCATAACCGTAGTGACATCTGCACCTGCCCTGAAAGCTTGTTCCGACTCGTGCTTGCCGGCATCACATGTTTTCATATCTGCAACCAAAGTCGATTCAGGATACGCGGCTTTTAATTCAGCGAGAAAAGAAACACCGTACTCTTTAATGACACCTGTCCCGACTTCAATCCAGTCCACGTATGCCTTCGTTTCTTCGATAAGATCGATGCAATTTTCTTTGGTCATTCTATCCAATGCAAGCTGTAACTTCATAAGCTCCCCTACCTCTCTATCATTTCTTTCTCCCCAAGCTGAACAAATACATCTTCCAATTCAGGCAATCCTTCATTATCCCCGTGTACACTTACCACCATGGATCCAATGGTATTAGCAAATGCTAACGTTCGGTCCAAGGACCATCCTTGAAGCAGACCATAAATGAAGCCGGCATCAAATCCATCCCCGGCGCCTACCGTATCAACCACTTTGGCTGGAGGTACGGCAGGCATAGTAGCGGATTGATTATCTTTAAACGCATAAGCACCTAAATCTCCGTGTTTTACAGCCACAGTAGTTATTCCATAAGCGGTACACGCAGCGGCAATATCACGTGGGTCCGTCACTCCAAATAACAGTTCCGCCTCTTCGACACCGGTAAGCATGATATCTACATAAGGCAGCAACTCCTTTAAGGACTCTTTTGCTTCTTCTCTGCTCCATAGCTTCAAACGGATATTCGGGTCGAAGGAAATTAATGCCCCATGATCTTTGGCATATGTAATCACCCGCTTCAACAATCTTATGTTTTTTGCCGGGTTGATCGCAGCAAATACTCCTGTTATGTGGAGCACCTTCGTATCGCGGATGAAATCCATATTGAACGTCTGTTCTGTGAGTGTCTGTGTAGGGGAATTACTCCTGTAATAGAACGTGCTGCCACTTCCATCCTCTTTGATCTCCTTGAAATTAATGGAGGTAGGATGTCCGTCCACAAGCTTCACTTCTGATACGTCAATTCCTTCCCCTCTTGCAAAATTGCGAATATACTTTCCGAATTCATCCTTTCCAAGTCGGCTGATCCAAGCAGTTTCCAGCCCAAGTCTTGCGCAGCCAATGGCGAAGTTAAACTCAGCGCCCCCTGCTTTACGCTCAAACGTATGAACATTCCTCAGCGGTCCTTTTTTCAAAGGGTCGAATGTAATCATTGCATCTCCTATCGTCGCAACATCTTTCATTTCCCATCACCATCTCCTTTCCCCTTCTTTAGAGAGTCTCGGATCATCAAAGTCGGCTGGAACCGAAGATCAGACTCCCGTATCTCTTTTTTAGTAATTTGATTGAGAAGCAGTTCCGCGGCCTTTTTCCCCATTTTAAAAGTTGGTTGAGCAACGGTGGTAATGGCCGGAGAGTAAAATCCTGCGAAGGAAACATCGTCAATTCCTATCAACGCCAATTCATCCGGTATAACCACATTCTTCCTTTTGGCATATTTCAAGATTTCGATCAAAACGAGGTCGTTACCGGCCAGGAGAGCATCCGGAGGTGTATCCAATCTCAACAGCTCTTCCAATTGGTCTGTCAGGCCCTGAGGTTCAGCGCTGACAATATAATCTTCTGAAACCGCGATGCCATGGTTACTCATCGCTTCTTTGTAACCTTCGATTCTATCTATCCTAGTAGAAATATGCTCAAGGATGGATGTCGTAATAACAGCGATCCGCTCATACCCTTCTTCTACTAGGTGGTCGACCGCAAGTTTGGATGCTTTTCGATTATCAAGCGATACGGTCGGGATGTGGACGTCGGTTATCGTGCGGTCGAGAAACACGACAGGGTACGAAGCGTCCTTCATTTGTCTATACAAGCTAAGATTGTTCCCTGTAGGGAAAATGATCAGCCCATCCACCTGCTTCGCCCGCAGCATTTCAATATAATGTCTTTCTTTGACAGGATCATCATCTGCGTTACAAATAATCGTATGGAAATCTTCCCCGTGGCAATAGTCTTCGATCGCTCTTGTGACTTCTGTAGTAAATGTGTGCAGGATATTCGCTACAATGACACCTATTGTCTTTGTGGATTTCTGCTTTAAACTCCGCGCTACGATATTAGGCTGGTAACCAAGCTCCTGAATCGAAGCTTCAATTCTTTCCTTTGTCTTTTCCCCCATGTACGTGTAGCGTTTATTCAAATATTGAGAGACCGTGCTCTTCGATACATCTGCATGCTTTGCCACATCGGCTATTGTCACTGTCATTTTATACATCGACTCTTTCTTTTAAGTTTAATAAATCGGTTTAGTAAATCGGTTTAGTGATAGTATAATGCCTTTGTAAGCGTTTTACAATCATTATTTTCAGAAATTTCTACACAGATAACCCATAAAGTTACTATTTTTGTCACGACAGCTGTATCTTCATTAGTGAATTTCTCGGGTTTTTTTAATATACTTAGATTGGACAACTTAAAGAGAGATGGTGAATTTCACATGGAGATTAAAAAAGATTTCAATTACGTCCCTTGGGTCGTGGGGCTTTCAATTGTCATTAACGCCATTGTTGTGGCACTATTATTTGTACCTGAAATAGAAGGCGATACAGGTTTTGATATTACACTGCTTCCTCTGTTAAATGCAGTTTTTAATTCCTTTACGTTCGTTTTTCTATTGGCAGCGTTGTTTATGATTATTCGAAAGAATATTAAATGGCATAAACGGTTCATTTTCGCCGCTTTCACAACAACAGCATTGTTCTTAATTTCTTACCTGACCTACCATTCGATGGCTGAGTCTACTCATTTTGGTGGGGAAGGAATAATCGTACCTATCTATTACTTCATCCTGATCACCCATATCGTTCTTGCAGCGCTGATCGTACCATTAGCACTTGTTACACTATTCCGTGGGCTTTCCATGCGCGTCGACAAACACAGAAAGATTGCCCGCTGGACGATGCCCCTCTGGCTGTATGTCAGCCTGACAGGCGTCATTGTTTACCTAATGATCTCCCCATATTATTAAACGCAAAAAAGATCCAGGAACCTGCAGGTTCCTGGATCTTTTTATGGGTAGGTTTGAGAAAAATTATATCGGGAAAGTATAAAAGTAGTTACATCTATTCTTTTCGTTATAAGGAGCATTCCATGGATATTTTGAAACATATGTTGGAAGAAGGCTATGGTTCCGCCAGGTTTTCCTCTGTCAGCGGGAAAGAATTCCACGTTGACCTCCATGACTTGATAAGCAGTAAGGAGCTCTTTGATAAGATGGAGATTATTCCACGGGCAATTGAGTATTTCCCCTTTGAAAGGGTCCCATATATCGCCCTCAATGACGGGGAACAATCCTACAAAATTAAACTTATTAAATTATAACCATATAAGAAAGCAGACCTTATTCACCGGCCTGCTTTCTTTTTATTTTCTGCTTATCCAAAACCGCTTGACTACGTTGCCGTCCTCTTCCACGAAGTCTTGGTCTTCCTTCCCCCCATTTTTCAAAATAGCTTTCCAAGACCCTGTATTCCACTGATCACATACGACAAGGACATCCGTTATCTTCATTTCCCAGGCTTTCTCCAATGAAAGGCGCAGTAATGTCGTTGCATAACCATTCCTTCTTTCCGAAGGTCGGATACCATATCCTATATGACCGCCTTCTTTTCTCAGACGATCTGTCAATTTGTGGCGTATGTTGGTAACACCGATTATTCGTTCTTGTTTATCCATCATCCAATAGGTGGTGTCCGGTACCCACCCGGGAGGAAGATAGACTCCTCGTTCATTATTTTCCAGGAATTCTATCATCTCGTCAAAAGCATACGGATCTTTCTCTATGACCCATGGTATCATCGTTTCTCCACTTTCCAGCCATTCCTTATAATAATTTATGTAAGCATCCTTCCACTTCAAGGCAGGCTTCACCAGAGTCATTTCACTCATCTTTCCCCATCTCCTTTCACCAAAACGATTTCATCCAAAATTGGTATCCCTGTAGAAGAAAAGCGGGGGATGGATGGTTTTACTAATCTCGCTTTTTCAACCGCTCCTCTAACGACGGACTTCAATCGGAAGCCTCTGCGCTGATAGAAACGGATAGCATGAATATTTTCATTTGTCGTGATTACCTTAATCCTTCGACCATCTGCTACACTCTCGACTCTATCAATCAGAAGAGAACCTATCCCTCTTCCTTCCCTCAAGCTGTCCAGAGATACGATTTCCACTTCCTCCTCACTCTCCACGTATGTGATGAGACCGATAATTTCTGCTTTTTCCCCCACATATGTGAACCCATCTAACTTCCTGCAATCGTAGATCCCGCTTGATACGATCATATATGGACTGTCCCAGTTATCCTTAAAAAAGGAATCCCACTTTCCCTTAGCTGTCTCCTGTTTTTTGTATATATTCATGAAAGTGCTCCGTACTTTCTCATCTACTCCCAATCTCCTTCAGAAACAGCGATTTATTTTTCGGGGATACTTTAATGGACTCCGCTGTTCCATAGTGAATTTCCAGGCGGTCAAAGGAAAGGGCAGGTGCCTGAAGTATATCCTTCACTTCCTCCACTCTCCTGATTTGGTCAAGCGGTACACGCTTCCGGAAAGGACCGTAGACGATTTTCAACTCCTCGTGATCGATGATATATCGTGTCCCAAAATATATCCAGCCGACGAGCGCACTTATAACAACTGCAAAGATCACCTTGGCAATGTAAGAATTCGAAAGGCAGGGAATCATAAATACCCCCCACTCCAGTCCGCCTATCGCATCAATAAGTACCACTCCCATTACCAGAACCAAGAAGACGGATAACCACTTGCTTTTCTTTGACGCGAATCGAAGGGATTGCTGATTGCTCATACCATCTCTCCTTTATGGAAATTTTATACTACTACATTCTACGACCGGACCCCTGCATACGTTTCAAGAAAAACAACCATTTACAAAAATTAAAATATTCGCTAAGATGAAGGCATCCAAGACAACTGCATAACATGGAACTTGCACTGGGGGAGCTGCATTTGCGGCTGAGAGGTTTATCCGACCCTTAGCACCCGAACTAGATAATACTAGCGTGGGGAAGTGCAGCCTGACTCTCGCGATCAGACTTCTTTTTTGGCTTTTCTTTTCGATTGTTGGACTGCATTCCCATGGAATGCAGTTTTTTTGTGTTTAAAAAAGGAGGAAATTATATGACTCAAGTATGTGGAAATTCAAAAATTGCCGGCTGCTCTTTTTCTGTCCATCCTATGTGTAATGACTTTCAGGATATGATCATGACAAGCCTTCAACAGACCGACACATCCAAAGTATGGATGAAAACGGATCATGTTACGACGACGGTTCGCGGACGTTTGGAACACGTCTTTGACGTAGCCAAAGCCGTCTTTCACCATACCGCCGTCACAGGGGTTCATGCCGCATTTCAGGGGACGTTTTCCATCGGCTGCCCGGGCGATTCTACTGGTGATGTGTACCTGGATGAAACATCTAACGTGATGAACAGGAATACAGCAGCTGTCAAACAGGCGGTGGCAGCTAAGTTTTCTCTATACCCTTTAGGTGGAGGTAAGTATATGGAAACGATTTACGAAAAGATTGAAAGGATGAGAGAACAAGGCATTTCTGTAACACCTGACCACTATTCCACCAGGCTGGAGGGGGATATCCACGACATCTTTCACGGTTTGGAAAACGTGTTTAAGGAAACAGAGGCCGGTGGATCCTCCCACACCGTGATGACTGTGAGCATTTCTGCAAACAGCCCATCTAAAAAGGAGGAGGAGGAATGAAGAACTGGAAATTAAAAGAAATCGTCGTCATGTCTGTACTTGCCGTCGTATTCGCTGTTGTTTACTTAGCTTTTCTACCTGTAGGCAAAGTTCTGTCCGGATTAATGGGTCCGATTGGATATGACTTCATATATGGAATATGGTTCATTGTCTCCATTATCGCCGCCTACATACTAAGGAAACCAGGCGCTGCATTCTTATCGGAAACCATTGCCGCCACTGTGGAAATGCTGCTCGGGAATGCGTCCGGACCGATGCTCATTTTGACAGGCGTCATTCAAGGACTTGGGGCAGAGACCGCCTTCGCCATCACCCGTTATAAGAGTTACCAACTCCTTACACTTATGCTCTCCGGTATGATGGCTGCCGTGTTCAGCTTTTTCTGGGAATATTTCCGCCTGGGGTACAGCGCCTTAAGTACGGATTACGTAGCAGCTATGTTCATCATTAGACTTCTAAGTGGAGCTCTCATCTCCGGGCTGGCAGGAAAAGCAATTGCCGATGCCCTTGCCAAAACAGGAGTGCTGTCAGGATTTGCTCTGGGTAAAGAACGTCGTAGGAAGCGGGCGGCATAATGAAAATGATTTTTGAAGTTGACCATTTATCGTTGACTTATGACCAACACCCGCAGCCGGTACTTAAGGATATAAACTTAAATGTCGCACAAGGAGACAGCGTTTTGGTACTTGGTCCAAGTGGCTCGGGAAAAAGTTCCCTGGTGCATTGCCTGACGGGACTTTATCCTGAAGAACTTGACGGCACCATGACCGGTACCGTCAAGATAGCAGGAAAAGATGCGTGCACCTATAAACCGGGAGAAGCAGCAAAAAAAGTAGGCGTCGTATTTCAGGATCCTGAAACGCAGTTTTGTATGCTTACAGTAGAGGAGGAAGTAGCTTTTGGTCTTGAGAATTTAGCCGTACCTCCTTCGCAAATGCAGGATCTTATCGAACAGGCGCTCTCCTGGGTTGGTCTGGAACAATACAAGAAAGAAAAAATCCACGTCCTTTCCGGCGGCCAGAAGCAGAAACTGGCTCTTGCCTGTACACTCGTAATGGAGCCGGATGTGCTGATATTAGATGAACCAACAGCGAATCTGGACCCGGTTTCGGCTAGAGAATTCATCGAGATCCTCTCAGAAATAAAGCGTAAGCGTAAACTGACTTTAGTAGTCATCGAACACCGGTTGGAAGGCTGGCTTTCTCTTCTTACACGCGTAATCGTCCTTGAGAAAGATGGACATATGTTTAGTGAGGGACCACTTCTGGAAAATTTGAAAACCTATGGGCCTACCTTGATGAAAGAAGGCGTCTGGCTCCCCTACTCTGCCCGCACTGCCATGGCTCTTGGATGGAAGGGAAAGCTACCGCTGAGCATAGATGAGTATGTATCGCTGCCAATTCCTTTACCAGCTCCCGAAATAAAAAAGCCGGCGACTGAGGGAACGCTATTGTCAGCAAATAACGTGGCATGGAAAGAAGTCCTTCATAATATCCATTTGGATATCCATCCTGAGGAATGGGTAGCCGTCGTTGGAGCGAACGGAAGTGGAAAAAGCAGTCTTTCCAAGCTTTTAGCGGGTATTATAAAGCCGTCCAACGGAGATGTTGCTTTCAAAGGAAGATCGATCACACGCTGGAAAGAGAAGCTTCTTCGCCGCGAAATCGGTTATGTTTTTCAAAATCCCGAACACCAATTCATAACAGATTCTGTATTTGAGGAAGTGTCCTACAGTTTGAAAGAGCGAGAAATGGATGAACAAGAGACGAAGGAAATAGTCCGGAAGACGCTTCGACTCTGTCAATTGGAAGGCTTGGAACATTCTCATCCATTCCTTTTGAGTCAAGGACAGAAACGGAGACTCAGTGTCGCCACCATGCTCGTTTTGGATGTCAATCTACTTATTTTGGACGAGCCGACATTCGGTCAGGATGCTGGTTCTACCGAAAGTCTTATGCAGATCCTGAAAGAAAAACACGACCAGGGCACCTCCATCATCATGATCACTCATGACATGGAGCTTGTCGACCGTTTTGCAACAAGGACCATCGTTATCCAGGAAGGCGGTATTCAATGGGACGGACCTACGGAAGAACTATGGGAAATAGAATCATTGGAAGATTACCATTTGGAAACACCCCCGAGGCTGAAACTGACATCCTCAAGGGACGCAAAGGAGCGGACTCATGTCTTTTCATAACGTTAACCCGACAGTGAAAGCATTGACGATCCTCGCCGTTGTCTTCGTGCTGGCTTTACGATACGATCCTGTCACCCCGGCGGTTTTCTCTGCTGCAACAATTGCCGTCACTTTTTTGTTCGGAAATGTAAATAAGAAGTTGTATGTGATCTATTTAATGATATTTTCCATCTTCGCCTTTGGGATGTTATGGACAACCATCGCATTCGCGGACGTTCCTGCAGATGCTAAGGAAACGGTTTCCTTGTTCGGATGGGTCGTCCCAAAAGAAGATTGGCTAATGGCATTATCTTTATCCTTCCGCATCATCGCATTTGCATCGCTTTCCTTATTGTTTGTCTTTACGACAAATATGGTGGAGTTTTTATTAAGCTTGATGCAGCAGCTTCGGCTGCCACCAAAACTCGCCTATGGCATTTTGGCAGGCTACCGCTTTCTTCCCATGATGAAGGACGAATTCCAACAAATCCGTGCAGCCCACCGGATCCGGGGCATCGAATACGCTTCCAGCCTGCAAGGAAGATGGATGCAATACCAACGTTATCTCATACCTCTACTAGCAGGAGCCATCCGAAAGGCAGAACGTACGGCTGTCGCAATGGAATCCAAAGGGTTTACAGGTAGTTGGAATCGTACCTTTTACAGACCCATGACTATCCGTAAGAAAGATTGGATGTTTCCGCTCCTCATGACGGCCATCCTTATGGGATCGATTCTCATATAGGTAAATGATCATTCCCACTCCTAAAGAAAATCCGAACGACCAATTCAGGTCTGTTCGGATTTTCTTTAGTGTTATATTTCCTGGTTGGGACATGCATTTGCTTACTCTTCCATGTCCTGTATCCAGTCCGTCATATCGTTTATAATGATGTCCTGCTGCTCCCATACGGTTATTTCAGCTTCCTTATCTCCTTTTTGAGGACCGTAAACACCAAACTGACCGTGATTACCACCAGGTATTTCCTTCCAAGTCGTCTGATTGGAAAGCAGCTGTTTTGTCTCTTCGACCTTATCAAGCGTCGTCAGTCCATCCCTCTCCCCGTATATCGAAAGGATGGGAAAGTCCGTTCCGGACAAATCATCTCCGGCAGGGTAGGAGGCCAGTAAAATTAACCCGTCGACCTCATTCATATTCCTGGAGGCAAAAGATGCAGCTGCGACCCCCCCAAGGGAATGACCGCCAACATACCAGTGCTTAACATTCGGATAGTCATCGATCAATTGCTCTGCTTTATCGCTGTCCAACATGGCAAGATTAAGGGTGACTTCAGGAATTCCTGTTACATATCCATCATCTGCTAAATTTTCGGCAATATAGCTGTATGCTTCCGGCTCTACTTTCGCTCCTGGATAAAGGACGATTCCTCCTTTGACGGCACCTTGCGGAATGTAAGTGATCCACCCATCTATACGGGACGGAATTTCCGTCCTTTCTTTCAATTCCGGAGATGCTTTATATGTCTGCTGTGTCCAAATCAGAAAAGCTGCTACTCCAGCTGCAGCTAAGACAAGAAGACTAATACCAATATATTTCCACCTTTTCTTCATATACCCTCCACCTTCATCTGTACCTTGGATTAATAGAATGATTCTATAAGATATAGATGGAGATTGTCCAGTTGGAAGATGGTTTGATATTAACCCCAATTGGTTATGCTTATGGATGATCCATTATTTTAAGAACCACTGAACAAGGAGCCGCATACGTTTGGTAAGAGATGCAATGAATCATAAAGGAGGTCACCATATGGCTGATATCACCCTTGGAGATCCTGCTCCAAATTTCTACCTTCCCTCTGTAGATGGAAGTAATTTTCTCTTTGAAACACAGCGGAAACACTATGAAGAATCGTGGCATCTCATTGTTTTCTTTCGCGGGTCCTGGTGCCCTGTGTGTATAGAAACCCTTAAGGAACTGGAAGTGTACCATGCAGAGCTTCATAAGAACGATATACAAGTAACTGCCATAAGCGCAGAGCCTTTGAATAAATTGAAAAGAATGAAGGAAAAAGAGAACCTGACATTCCCTGTTCTATCCGATGAATTCTTTTCCGTTCTCGACGCTTTCGGTGTCTACATTCATAAGACAGGAGCCCCCTATGAAGATCACGGCGCGCATGGCGAACCAGCATACTTTCTTTTCAATAAAGGCGGGACGCTTATGTACCAGCAGAAACAGACAGGTCCATTCGGGCGCCCTTCTCCAGAAGCAATCTTACAGACCGCTGCATTGATCCGAAGTCATATGAAGACTACGCCTCCAAAAGAAGAAAGTGGATAATTAATAAATCAACTTCAGAAGCTTTCTGAACACGGAATGAATTAAGCATGTGAATGGTCCAAAAAGAATGCCCATTTTCTGTGCTATTGGTAGGAAGGAAGAGTATCTGGAAAGGACCTCCAATCCATCTGCATCTCTTCCTCACTCAGCAGACATCCATCCAGTTCCTTTTGAATGGTTTCCTTGTCCATATTTGCACCAATGAATACCAGCTCCGTCAATCGATCCCCATGCATAGTATCCCACTCATCATAGAGAGCCGGATCTTCTTCCAACAAAGCAGACTGCTCCTCTGCGGGGTAGGACGCTATCCAGGAACCTGCCTTCTGGATGGATAAAGACGGGCCGGCCTGGGAAAGCAGACCAATGGCTTCATTCCTGGAAGCAAGCCAGAAAAAACCTTTAGAACGGATGACTGTATCCGGCCATTTCTCGAGCCATTGATGGAACCTTTCCGGATGGAAGGGTCTTTTCCTTTTATAAAGAAACGATGCGATTCCGTATTCCTCCGTTTCCGGCACGTGTACTTCATTCAATTCTTTGATCCAGCCTGCAGACTGACTGGCCTGCTCCCAATCAAATGAATAAGTACCCCACACTTCTTTTACATCCAGTTTCCCAAAGGATGTTTCGACAATTTTGGCATCCGGGTTCAATCGACGCAACACGGCAGAAAGATACTCCCTGTCTTCATCCCTAACAAGATCCACTTTATTGACGACGATTACGTTGGCAAACTCGACTTGGTCTATTAGTAAATCGATTACTTCCCGCTCATCCTCCTGACCTGACCCTTCCCCTTTGTCTATCAGTGACTCGCCAGATTGATAATCATGCCAGAAGCGATAGGCATCAACAACTGTGACCATCGTATCCAGTCTGCAGATAGAATTCAAATCAATTCCAGTTTCCTCATCTTTATAAGTGAATGTCTGTGCGACGGGGATAGGTTCGGAAATTCCTGTCGATTCAATGATAATATAATCGATATCCAATTTAGTTAATTTTTCCACTTCTATAATAAGATCTTCTCTTAATGTGCAGCAGATGCACCCATTTTGAAGTTCCACCAATTTTTCCTGCGTGCGCTTAAACGCCCCGTGTTTAATCAAAGAAGCATCTATATTCACTTCACTCATATCATTCACGATAACGGCTGCTTTGACCCCTTCTTTATTATGCAGAATATGGTTTAAAACTGTAGTTTTACCCGAACCTAAGAAACCGCTTAATACCGTAACAGGTACTCTCATTCATCCTTTTCCTTTCTTATAAAGCAGAGATGCGCTCTGCCACTTTTCTTGCACCTGCAATATTCCTTGCAGCTGGACCAATTTCAAGCTCAGCTAACGGACCTGTGACAAAAAGGCCCGATGCCCACGCCAGATTTTTATCGGGTATTGGAAACCCACACGGGGCACAAGGCAGGTCGGCTTGGCATATGGTCTCTTTTAACCAGAGAGGAAGCTTCTGCTCTGATCCAGTAGCAAAAATGCATTCGTTCACTTCGATCGTACAACAGTCCAAGGACAGCTGGATTTCCATCCCTTTATCCTCTACTTTCTCTATTTCACCTGTGTGAACAGTCAGCATCTTCTTTTTTTCCAACCTGTTAGCCTTTATGTGAAGATCCCTTGTTATCGACCCTTTATTACGGGCATGACGGATCATATCTCTTCGCTTTATATAGCAGGTGCTTTCATTAAATTTATTTAAATATTTTGGACCTAACCATCCGGGATCACTGTCAAAGTCCTTGATTCTGAACGGGTGACGTTTGATAAGATGGACCGGCTTCTCTGAAGTCTCAGCAAGCGATGCCGCCAAATGAACGGCTGACATTCCACCACCAATCACCGCCACTTCCCCTTCCTTTTGAAACGTATCGTGGGAAAAGACGTGGACAGGCTTTCTTTTCAACCCCTCCGCCCAGGCAGGTATAGATGGATACTCCGTCGCACCAACAGCAAGAACGACATTTTCAGCTATCATCTCTTCCCCGTCGTCAAGCTGGATCTTCCAAACATCGTTCAGCTTCCAGAGACCTCTTACTTTCCCTTTTTCCCAACACGACTTAAGATCAACAGCATGAAACATATCTTCACAGTGATTATTAAACATTTCAAGCATCGGGCGGTCATATCGACCGACAAACCCTTTCGTATATTCCTTCTGCTTCTTGTATTTTCTCAAGCTGTAAGGGTCGGGATGAAGATGATGAACGGAAGAGGACCGAAGATATTTCATCCCCACTTTAGAAGTTAATGTTTTCCATTTTTCCATTGGATGATCATGCGGGTCGATAATTACTACATCTTCCTTTCGCGTTTTCTCCTGAAGTAAAAGCCTTGTGGCAACGCTGCAACCGTGTACCCCTCCCCCAATAATCACCCACTCAAACATCATTTTCACCTCTTATTCCTCTGTTTTGAGATTACCAGCTTGATTTCTTCACGCCGGGAATCTGGCCTTTATGGGCATAATCTCTAAACGTGATACGTGACATTTTGAATTTTCGCATATATCCGCGGGGCCTTCCTGTGACTGCACACCTTCCAGTCAACCTTGTAGGAGAAGAATCCCTCGGCAGTTTACGAAGGGCCTCATAGTCACCCCTTTCCTTTAGTTCTCTTCTCAAGCTCGCATACTTCGCGACTAATTCCTGACGTTTTCTTTCCTTGGCAATCTTCGATTTTTTAGCCATCCTGTATCTCTCCCTAAAAAGTAATTATTACGATTTAAAAAACGTTAAAAAAAACACCCTCGAGGATGTTTTTTAGTAACGATTACGATTTACATGATATCGTATCGTTCCAATCTTGTAAAGTTTCTTTCCTCTCATGAAGAATACCGTCCTTTCCAACACTACGAAGACAGATCGTATTCCTCACTTAATAGCGAGTGAATGAAAGCGTCGTGACTTTGATCTTCACGGACTAAATAGTTCCGCAGCGTCCCTTCTTTCTTAAATCCGAACTTCTCCAACATACGGTTGGAAGGAATATTATCAGGAAAAGTGACAGCCCCGAGCCTACGTATCTTCAGCTCAAGAAAGGAAAAACGGATAATCTCTTTTACTGCTTCAGATCCCAATCCGAGACGCCAAAAGTCAGGATGAATCTCATAACCGATCTCCGCCCTCATGGCTCTTGGATTCCAATTGTTGAGACCAACTGTACCTATAAATCTTGACTCGTTCTTCACTGTAAGGCCCCAGCGGATTCCCCGCTTTTCCTTCCAAGTGGATTGGAAAGACCGGATGATTTCTCTCGCCTGCTCCGGAGTTTTCAATGCATCCATCCCATAATATTTGGTCACTTCTTCTCTGGACATGATGTCTAAATATGCAGCAGAATGCTTTCTTGATACATTAGTAAGTGACAATCTTTCTGTCTCCAAAATGGGAAAT
This sequence is a window from Bacillus sp. SB49. Protein-coding genes within it:
- a CDS encoding FAD/NAD(P)-binding protein, with product MMFEWVIIGGGVHGCSVATRLLLQEKTRKEDVVIIDPHDHPMEKWKTLTSKVGMKYLRSSSVHHLHPDPYSLRKYKKQKEYTKGFVGRYDRPMLEMFNNHCEDMFHAVDLKSCWEKGKVRGLWKLNDVWKIQLDDGEEMIAENVVLAVGATEYPSIPAWAEGLKRKPVHVFSHDTFQKEGEVAVIGGGMSAVHLAASLAETSEKPVHLIKRHPFRIKDFDSDPGWLGPKYLNKFNESTCYIKRRDMIRHARNKGSITRDLHIKANRLEKKKMLTVHTGEIEKVEDKGMEIQLSLDCCTIEVNECIFATGSEQKLPLWLKETICQADLPCAPCGFPIPDKNLAWASGLFVTGPLAELEIGPAARNIAGARKVAERISAL
- the rpsN gene encoding 30S ribosomal protein S14, whose protein sequence is MAKKSKIAKERKRQELVAKYASLRRELKERGDYEALRKLPRDSSPTRLTGRCAVTGRPRGYMRKFKMSRITFRDYAHKGQIPGVKKSSW
- a CDS encoding GNAT family N-acetyltransferase, which translates into the protein MEFPILETERLSLTNVSRKHSAAYLDIMSREEVTKYYGMDALKTPEQAREIIRSFQSTWKEKRGIRWGLTVKNESRFIGTVGLNNWNPRAMRAEIGYEIHPDFWRLGLGSEAVKEIIRFSFLELKIRRLGAVTFPDNIPSNRMLEKFGFKKEGTLRNYLVREDQSHDAFIHSLLSEEYDLSS